One region of Nothobranchius furzeri strain GRZ-AD chromosome 16, NfurGRZ-RIMD1, whole genome shotgun sequence genomic DNA includes:
- the LOC129157157 gene encoding hepatoma-derived growth factor-related protein 2: MPFIVPRFEQPNVAVRKSILKTFYVRQERLGFIFHRLCHFNLKVMPPLKSRGRPNAAKHSTAAERKATRDQHVRQPSPTALQTATQTPNRTGKSPACEQRKSREVRTTRRNKAAQGVEKSSAAEKASGEKSQDNGRTRGLEKNIKATRNVFSTAPERIHKKLPIQPGHKTESDVSAQEEEEEEEEERGGNKQPAETQRSEESSEESEASGTQSDAEQSVTKESGEEEVSPEPVASTEEGGGGGDREKEAEVSDRVSDENEITPKESGPSTADEAGGQQTNPLDVSDPVRETKYKMFRRSKADKKTGVGEKQKAEKQRRTKEAKQKAKEEKKSKKEQPDDELGSSTEEVQPSIDNREEGMNLLLKKTKRKTDSLKEDDSGEEKEEVEQIVLKPIKGQRPMFPTKEPNVTLGTGKQQHVGHVIKGKQKSLLLGRDDAAPLQLKAENPDEETPECPSSRSMAPLMARRTSITAFRRVSGWIQKKIPQPSNLKKPLSALTRAIGISHWLSKRATKLKKGTRRTNNKMFKHKMAMRVASETSLFSKKSKMSSEDPAGKEKANLQEQKEERVEETVQGTEKELEAKFAVVLPRMNKLSKAKMAETFQRAPASSAPSNPPEEPYDSKPKPPKPGAKLVLPVRPDLGLLKSIRKPGSEGLLADANLEKKSTMSLDTSEESSIPDSKTKRATTATQDGVNALLAARRKLKPSRINLSRMPVGTNRNGLKGPDVRREEAAGASRSTPQCFPTGQSSAAASLAWSLYEEETDREVAQLMGEDGLYTVTQPDTHWTGNPRMSGDPQVGATQMELHFSNPTQPRCEFCLVQDWLRSESLLPHQTVEKLTKWTVYNDEGQANDGSGPWESEDPAQEMLERWLASTQVSTPPSLRLSNPH; encoded by the coding sequence ATGCCTTTTATTGTTCCGAGGTTTGAGCAGCCAAACGTAGCTGTGAGGAAGTCCATTCTGAAAACCTTCTATGTTAGACAAGAACGTTTGGGTTTCATCTTTCACCGTTTATGCCATTTTAACCTCAAAGTCATGCCACCGTTAAAGTCTCGAGGCCGACCAAATGCTGCAAAGCACAGCACAGCTGCAGAAAGGAAAGCAACCAGAGACCAACATGTCAGACAGCCTTCACCCACAGCACTCCAGACTGCCACTCAAACGCCCAACAGGACAGGAAAATCACCAGCGTGTGAGCAGCGTAAGAGCAGAGAGGTCAGGACCACCAGGAGGAACAAAGCTGCTCAGGGTGTGGAGAAAAGCTCAGCAGCAGAAAAGGCTTCTGGCGAGAAATCACAAGACAATGGTAGGACGAGAGGGTTGGAGAAAAACATCAAAGCTACAAGAAACGTTTTCTCAACAGCACCAGAGAGGATCCACAAGAAGCTCCCCATCCAGCCTGGACACAAAACAGAGAGTGATGTTAGtgcccaggaggaggaggaggaggaggaggaggagcgaggtGGCAACAAACAACCAGCTGAGACACAAAGGAGTGAGGAGAGTAGTGAGGAGTCTGAGGCATCAGGGACTCAAAGTGATGCAGAGCAGTCTGTAACCAAGGAGTCAGGCGAAGAGGAAGTTTCACCTGAACCTGTTGCATCCAcagaagagggaggaggaggaggagatcgaGAAAAAGAAGCAGAAGTTTCTGACAGGGTGAGTGATGAAAATGAGATAACCCCGAAGGAGTCAGGGCCGTCTACTGCTGATGAAGCTGGAGGACAACAGACAAACCCTTTGGATGTTTCTGACCCAGTAAGGGAGACAAAGTACAAGATGTTCAGACGCTCCAAGGCTGACAAGAAAACGGGTGTAGGAGAAAAGCAAAAGGCCGAAAAGCAGAGGCGAACAAAGGAAGCCAAACAAAAAGCCAAGGAGGAAAAGAAAAGTAAGAAGGAACAGCCTGATGATGAACTTGGTTCTTCAACAGAGGAAGTTCAACCATCCATCGATAACAGAGAAGAGGGTATGAATCTGTTGTTAAAGAAAACTAAAAGGAAGACAGATTCTCTCAAAGAGGATGACTCAGGTGAAGAAAAGGAGGAAGTTGAGCAGATAGTACTCAAACCCATCAAAGGCCAACGTCCAATGTTCCCAACCAAAGAGCCAAACGTCACTCTCGGGACTGGGAAGCAGCAGCATGTCGGTCATGTCATCAAAGGAAAGCAAAAGAGCTTGCTCCTGGGTAGAGATGATGCGGCTCCTCTCCAGCTCAAGGCAGAGAACCCTGATGAAGAAACTCCCGAGTGTCCATCCAGCAGGTCAATGGCACCTTTGATGGCACGAAGAACCAGTATTACAGCTTTTCGCCGGGTGTCTGGCTGGATCCAAAAGAAAATCCCACAGCCATCAAATCTAAAGAAACCCCTCTCTGCTCTGACTAGAGCCATCGGCATCTCTCACTGGCTCTCCAAACGAGCCACAAAACTGAAAAAAGGAACCAGGAGAACTAACAACAAGATGTTCAAACACAAAATGGCCATGAGGGTTGCCAGTGAGACCAGCCTGTTCAGCAAGAAAAGCAAGATGTCTTCTGAGGACCCAGCGGGTAAAGAGAAAGCCAACCTCCAAGAACAGAAGGAAGAGAGAGTGGAAGAAACAGTGCAGGGGACAGAGAAAGAGCTGGAGGCCAAATTTGCTGTAGTACTTCCCAGGATGAACAAACTCAGCAAGGCAAAgatggctgaaacgtttcaaagaGCTCCTGCATCTTCTGCTCCATCAAATCCACCTGAGGAACCATATGACTCAAAGCCCAAACCTCCAAAGCCAGGTGCTAAGCTTGTGCTTCCTGTCAGACCAGACCTCGGTCTCCTAAAGTCCATCAGGAAacctggcagcgaaggccttttgGCAGACGCAAATCTAGAAAAGAAGAGCACTATGTCCCTCGATACTTCAGAAGAATCCTCCATACCTGATAGCAAAACCAAGAGAGCCACCACTGCTACTCAAGATGGAGTCAATGCGTTGCTGGCTGCTAGAAGGAAGCTGAAGCCTTCTCGGATCAACCTGAGCAGAATGCCAGTGGGGACAAACAGAAACGGCCTCAAAGGACCTGATGTAAGAAGGGAGGAAGCTGCTGGGGCATCTAGGTCCACCCCTCAATGCTTTCCAACCGGACAGTCAAGTGCAGCAGCATCTCTGGCTTGGTCTCTGTATGAAGAAGAGACTGACAGAGAAGTGGCTCAGCTGATGGGTGAGGATGGTTTATATACCGTCACCCAACCAGACACGCACTGGACTGGGAACCCACGGATGAGTGGAGATCCTCAGGTAGGTGCCACACAAATGGAGCTGCATTTCTCAAACCCGACACAACCACGTTGTGAGTTCTGTCTGGTACAGGACTGGCTCCGCTCAGAGAGTCTGCTGCCCCACCAGACTGTAGAGAAGTTAACCAAGTGGACAGTCTACAATGACGAAGGCCAGGCCAACGATGGCAGCGGTCCCTGGGAATCAGAAGACCCCGCCCAAGAAATGTTGGAGCGTTGGCTGGCCAGTACACAGGTATCTACTCCACCTTCCCTTAGACTGTCTAACCCACACTAA